One region of Fragaria vesca subsp. vesca linkage group LG4, FraVesHawaii_1.0, whole genome shotgun sequence genomic DNA includes:
- the LOC101309723 gene encoding nudix hydrolase 1-like — protein sequence MADETVVEAAARIPKVVVVVCLLRGYKVLLGRRRSSLGDSMFSLPGGHLEYGESFEECAIREVKEETGLDIDQLEFINVTNNLFSEEGKPYHYVVVSMRAVLADHQHAQNVEPDFCDGWGWYEWNNLPKPLFSPLEKAVQAGFNPFPV from the exons ATGGCGGACGAGACGGTGGTTGAAGCTGCTGCGAGGATACCCAAAGTGGTAGTAGTGGTGTGCTTGTTGAGAGGATACAAGGTGTTGTTGGGCCGGCGCCGCTCCTCTCTCGGTGATTCTATGTTTTCCCTCCCCGGAGGTCACCTCGAGTATG GTGAGAGCTTTGAGGAGTGCGCAATAAGAGAAGTGAAGGAAGAAACTGGTTTAGACATTGATCAGTTAGAGTTTATAAACGTCACAAACAACTTGTTCTCTGAGGAAGGCAAACCATACCATTACGTGGTAGTTTCTATGCGAGCAGTCTTGGCAGATCATCAACATGCCCAGAATGTTGAGCCAGACTTCTGCGATGGTTGGGGATGGTATGAGTGGAACAACCTCCCCAAGCCACTGTTTTCGCCCTTGGAAAAAGCAGTTCAGGCTGGATTTAATCCTTTCCCTGTTTAA
- the LOC101309439 gene encoding serine/threonine-protein phosphatase 7 long form homolog: MIWAFLHIPKLLKLLPNTGRKGPDEFPLLVQWTNWLSLDLKNNFHKNLKSKFSDILDNLKDEDIVWQPYKNLQNLPNDHPQHRENFLCRTVLICYNEVVYHRPDLCPKQYGIDKPEYSGVRKEIAIYKKQRKLSGEIDWSKYTSEKGKVDYSKYIQEWKHRSESLLKEALGVEEHSGPTLSSTPSSIGNVRYDCSNTHFEDDEPEVEPLQPPPSEDATPRTQADASPKTPDDGHGSGGEEITWNTFYLAFSGQAHHSTG; this comes from the exons ATG ATTTGGGCCTTCCTCCATATCCCAAAACTTCTAAAGCTCTTGCCAAACACTGGAAGGAAGGGGCCGGATGAATTTCCCTTGTTGGTACAATGGACAAATTGGCTTTCGCTGGATTTGAAAAATAATTTCCATAAAAACCTGAAAAGCAAATTTTCTGACATCTTGGATAACTTGAAGGACGAAGAT ATTGTATGGCAACCTTACAAGAATCTGCAAAATCTGCCAAATGATCATCCTCAGCACCGTGAGAACTTTTTATGTAGGACTGTACTCATTTGCTATAACGAGGTGGTATATCATCGTCCTGATTTATGTCCAAAGCAGTATGGCATTGATAAACCAGAGTATAGTGGTGTACGGAAGGAGATTGCCATTTATAAGAAGCAGAGGAAACTTTCAGGGGAGATTGATTGGTCCAAGTATACTAGTGAAAAAGGGAAGGTTGACTATAGTAAATATATTCAGGAGTGGAAACATCGGAGCGAGTCCCTTTTGAAAGAAGCTTTAGGAG TTGAGGAGCATTCTGGCCCGACTTTGAGTTCTACACCATCAAGTATAGGGAATGTAAGATATGATTGCTCAAACACTCATTTTGAAGATGATGAGCCTGAAG TTGAGCCTTTGCAGCCTCCCCCATCAGAGGATGCTACTCCCCGGACGCAGGCGGATGCTTCTCCCAAGACGCCTGATGATGGTCATGGTAGTGGTGGTGAAGAGATTACGTGGAATACGTTTTATTTAGCCTTTAGCGGACAAG CACACCACAGCACTGGATAA
- the LOC101292115 gene encoding nudix hydrolase 1-like, whose product MLLSLYWKSWSLAWTIQGESFEECAARELKEETGVEVDKLEFVTVTNNLFLDEPKPAHYVTIFMRAGMKDPDQVPQTVEPDKCEGWGWYEWDDLPKPLFWPLEKMSGEFYGTDSASVFVFVLFILASLNPIELVNNWDMVVRVYCFVILVILVQTSKDLVTPDF is encoded by the exons ATGTTGCTTAGTCTTTATTGGAAATCATGGAGTTTAGCATGGACAATTCAAG GCGAGAGCTTTGAGGAGTGTGCGGCGAGAGAACTGAAGGAAGAGACTGGTGTGGAAGTAGACAAGCTCGAGTTTGTGACGGTGACGAACAACTTGTTCTTGGACGAACCCAAACCGGCGCATTACGTGACCATCTTCATGCGCGCGGGTATGAAAGATCCCGATCAAGTTCCCCAGACTGTTGAGCCGGACAAGTGTGAGGGCTGGGGTTGGTACGAGTGGGACGACCTCCCCAAACCACTGTTTTGGCCTTTGGAGAAGATG TCTGGAGAATTTTATGGTACTGATTCTGCTTCTGTGTTTGTGTTTGTGTTGTTCATACTGGCTTCTCTTAATCCAATTGAACTTGTGAATAATTGGGACATGGTTGTGAGGGTTTATTGTTTTGTGATCTTAGTGATTCTGGTTCAAACTTCAAAGGATCTGGTGACCCCAGACTTCTAG
- the LOC101310019 gene encoding nudix hydrolase 1-like: protein MGNDTVAVAETAGSINVAVVLCLLRGQKVLLGKRRSRLGDSTFSLPSGHLEFGETFEECAARELKEETDLDIENIELLTVTNNLFLDEAKPSQYVAVFMRAVLADPSKEPQNMEPEFCDGWGWYEWDNLPKPLFWPFEKVVQNGFNPFPKSDSC, encoded by the exons ATGGGAAACGATACTGTAGCAGTGGCTGAAACCGCCGGGTCGATAAATGTGGCGGTGGTGTTGTGCCTGTTGAGAGGCCAGAAGGTGCTCTTGGGAAAGCGCCGCTCCCGTCTCGGAGATTCCACCTTTTCCCTCCCCAGTGGCCACCTCGAGTTCG GTGAGACTTTTGAGGAGTGTGCAGCAAGAGAGCTGAAGGAAGAGACTGATTTGGACATTGAAAACATAGAGTTGCTAACAGTCACAAACAACCTGTTCCTAGACGAAGCCAAGCCATCGCAGTACGTTGCGGTTTTCATGAGAGCAGTGCTGGCAGATCCCAGCAAAGAGCCCCAGAATATGGAGCCAGAGTTCTGTGATGGTTGGGGGTGGTATGAGTGGGACAATCTCCCCAAGCCACTCTTCTGGCCTTTTGAGAAAGTCGTGCAGAATGGATTTAACCCTTTCCCAAAATCAGACAGCTGCTAG